In Verrucomicrobiia bacterium, the genomic stretch TCGGCCGAGGCCGCGGGCGGATGGTAGGGTGCCCACGTTGGATAATGGTCCTCGTAACCATACTCCTCGTTGACCTGCGGAATAATGCGGCCCGTCTCCGTCTGCAATCGACGTTGGTTCAACATCCACGCGTGCAGGGGCCGGTGCCACTCTTGAAAGCTGGTCATCCCGAACCAGAGGGCAGTGCGGTCCTGATGTGCATTGTTGACCGGATGGCTGGTGGCCAGGTGATGGTAGGGATCCAGACGGTAAAGCCGGGAGCCGGTTTCATGGGTCCAAGTGGTGGAACGAAAGCCGTCCATGTCATCCCCCAAATCCCAGGTGACGTTCGCGTAAGCGGCAAGCCGGGCCACCGCATAACGAAAATAGCGTCGCTCATCCTCGCTGTCAGCGGCCGGATGCACCGGCGTGTCATTCCAGCCGAAAATGACCGAGACGATCATGTCCTGCTCCCGCGCATGCTGCAGCATCCGTTCAAACTTCTGCCAGTAGGCGCAGTTGAAACGGGCGTAGTCGAATCCGGGCGAGTGCACATCGTCCGGCCGGGCGGCGGGCCACGGGTTGAGGTGCGCCTGAAAACCCGGGCCGGGCCGGATGGGCTCGGTCCAGAAATGGTCGGTGCGTCCGTCCAGCAGCACCCGGACGCGGTTCACCTCGAACCGGTGCAATCGATCCAGAGCATCCCGGATGACTTTCTCATCGTCCCAGCCCATCAGGAGAAAGGCGGTGGTGCCGTTGAGGAAGTAATGCTCGCCCGTGCCCTCCCAAACAAAGTGCCACGGATGGGCCGGATCCGTTCGCACCAGCCCGCGGCGCCCGGCGTCAATGGCGGTAAAACGACCGCTGGCACTCGCTTCCGCGTTCCCCTGACGAAAGGTCACCACGTATTCGTAGGTGCCGGGAAGCGCGGGCATAAACCGGATGCGATACCGGCTCCCGTCATTCGCATCACAGAAACCGTCCACGGCCAGCTGATTGCCCGTGCCCACCTCCCCAAAGAATCCGGACACCGATGCTGCCGTAAACGGGTTGGGCGCTGCCGGCAAAGCCGGTTTCACGGTGATTTCCAAAAAGTCGTAGCAGGCCACGACATTGGTTGAAACCTCGAAGGCAACCTTGGCCGGAACCACATCCTCATGCGTGTAATTGGGAGCCGGCGCCCGCCGGCACGCCGTGCCGAAAATCATCCCTCCCGCAACCCACACAATCATCCACGCCTTGATTTTCCCCTTCTGAAGCTGCTCGTTCATCGGTGGTTTCATGAGCGATGCCCTGGGCGTTTCCGCCTGGTTGCAAACGTTGCCCCTGGCTGCCGTGCCACTCGCGCTCCGCTCCCGCCCGTCGTCCGGTCAGGGGCGCAGCCGGTAAAACTCCTGATGGTTCGTGGGCGCCAGCAGCACCACAATCTGGCCGTTCGTCGGCGTGTGTGCTTCCGGCGCCGGCGTCCAGTTGACCGGCGGCGTCAGACTGTCCGTTGATTCCAGCACGTAATCATTGCCGGTGTCCGGCCAGGCAATTTGCAACTGCCCGCCCGCGAATTGGGCCGACAACGTGGGCGGCAGCACCGCAATGGTCGCCGCCTCGGAAACCGCGGTTGCGCCCTGATTGTCGGTGGCCTCCGCAGCCAACACGTGGATGCCGGCCGGCGCATTGCTCCACAGCACACTGAACGGCGGCGTATTGACCTGCCCCAAAACATTGGTGCCATCAAGGAAGGTGACCAGACCCACCGATCCGTCAGCGTCGGATGCGGCCGCCTCGAGCAGGATGTTGGTGGGCGCCACAAAAACGCCGCCCGCGACCGGATTGGTCAGGGTGATGGCGGGCAGTTGGTTGATCGTGAATGTCGCCACCGCGGCCACGCTGTTATTGTAGCCGGTCTGGGCGGCCACCGCTTTGAATGTGGCGCTGTTGGTGAGCAGCACCGGGGCAACGTAAGCGGGCGCATTGGTGGTCGGCAGCGTGCCATCCAGGGTGAAAAAGAGGGACGCCACGGTGTCGGTCGCCGAAACGGAAACGCTGACGGCGCCGTTGAAGGTGCCGCCATTCGGCGAAATCGCGGGTGGCGCGAGGGCCGGGACGCCGGGCAGGCCGTTGATCCAGGCGGCCATGACGCTCACGGCGTCCGTATCAATGACGTTGCGGGCGAGGGGCGGCATTCGGATGACCGGGTTGGCGGTGTTCATCCGTTGAAACAGCGCGGATCGCCAGAGGTCCTGCGGCGTCACCACCGCCATGTTGTCCACGCCCAGCGAGGCGATGACTGATCCGTTGATGATGTTCTGGCTGGCGAGCGGCGTGTCATAGCGCGCATCGAAATGCGCCCGCGTGCCGCCCGGGCGGTGGCACTGCGCACAATTCGCATCAAGGTAGGAGCGGGCGCGCTGTTCGAGACTGGCGGACAAATTGGTCAGGGCCGAAAGCTGGGGAACCGAGGCGATGCTGGTTTCGTCACGGATGGGCGGATTGAACAGGCCGAGCTGATTCAGCGTGCGGAGCTGATTGTCGGCAACGCCCGAACCGGGATATGTCAGGTCGCCGTTAAGCTGCCGGGCCTTGACGCCGAGCACATAACCGGCCGTTGGCGTGTGACAGACGAGGCAATCGCCGGGACTGGGATAATACCAAGTCTGCGTCCGCACTCCGGCGGCATTGGTGATGACAATGTCCTCCAACAGGCTGTTCGTCAGCAGGTCGGCGTCCGAATTGTCGGCACGCCATTTGTAGGTCACGCCATAAACAGCCCCGTTGCCGTCGCGCACCAGCAGGCGGGTTTCCAGGCGCCGGCGCACCGTCGGGTGCGTTTCATCCGTCACCAGTTCGAAATGTTTTACGAAAACCGTGCCGTTCGGGAAGGTCCATTCGCCGGTGGGCGCATAGCCGATCTGCTCGTCCGCCGTAATCGGCGCGCCGTCGCCAGGCACGCCCAGCCACCGGGCTTTAATGGCACCATCCGACCACAACGGCGTGTTTACGCCGTAGGGAATCAGTCCGGCGGCAGCGACCAGATTGGAGGGGTCCGGGAACGCGCCGGTCCCGGAGAGCAACAACGGCAGGGCCCCGTTGAAGGACGGCGGCATGTTCAAGTAAGCCGGCAGTGGCGGACGATTGGTGAGTCCGTAGGGTGCGCCCGTGTTGGCTGTGACCTGGATCGTCACCGGCGCCGATGTGGTCGTCAGACCGTGGTCGTCGGTCGCCACCGCGAGCAACATGTGGGCGCCGGGTGTGACGCCCGTCCAGGTGAATGCAAAAGGGCCGTTGGTCAGCGACGCAACCGGACTGGCATCGCCGAGGAAATCCACCCGGGTGATGGCGCCGTCCACGTCACTCGCCGTGGCGGTCACCGGGATGCTGGCCGCATCCGCCACAAAGGCGGCATCGTTGGTGGGGCCGTCCAGCGTCACCTGCGGCGGTTGCAACACCGAGGCGGAAACGGGCGTGTTCAGGTCGCTTTGAATCTCGGCGGCGCTCAATGCCCGGCTGTAAATCCGCACTTCGTCGATCTGCCCCTGGAAGTATTCCCCCCAGACCGCATTACCGCCGATGCGCAGCGGCCCGGAAGATTGCGCGATGCTTCCGGACACGGCGTTGCTCGCCACCAGCGTGCCGTTCACGTATAGGCAGAGCGAGTTTCCGTCATAAGTTCCGGCCAGATGCGTCCAGACATTCAAAGGAAGCCCCGACACGTCCGCGGCACCCTGCTCGCCACCGGCATAAACAAACACATTGGGCTGGTTGAGCGGGGAGCCGGCGTATAACACGTAATCGAATTCACCAGCTTGCTCTTTCATCAAGGCCGTGCTCCAGCCGGTGGGAACCGCCGTGGGATAGAGCCAGGCTTCCAGCGTCATGGCGTTGCTCAAGTCCAGGGAGTCCG encodes the following:
- a CDS encoding DUF4038 domain-containing protein; translation: MKPPMNEQLQKGKIKAWMIVWVAGGMIFGTACRRAPAPNYTHEDVVPAKVAFEVSTNVVACYDFLEITVKPALPAAPNPFTAASVSGFFGEVGTGNQLAVDGFCDANDGSRYRIRFMPALPGTYEYVVTFRQGNAEASASGRFTAIDAGRRGLVRTDPAHPWHFVWEGTGEHYFLNGTTAFLLMGWDDEKVIRDALDRLHRFEVNRVRVLLDGRTDHFWTEPIRPGPGFQAHLNPWPAARPDDVHSPGFDYARFNCAYWQKFERMLQHAREQDMIVSVIFGWNDTPVHPAADSEDERRYFRYAVARLAAYANVTWDLGDDMDGFRSTTWTHETGSRLYRLDPYHHLATSHPVNNAHQDRTALWFGMTSFQEWHRPLHAWMLNQRRLQTETGRIIPQVNEEYGYEDHYPTWAPYHPPAASADADRRAAWEMVMAGCYQTTGETARRGTGVPPDTGGGWVNGRGDASMTMLQGYQFMVRFFTRFAWWKTDPHDELVDQGYCLAEPGEVYVIYLPHGGQVTASLEPVEYDAQWFNPRTGEYTRLPGAIGPKWTSPAAADHQDWVLFLRCSSSPLEVQRAHNEKKSN
- a CDS encoding LamG-like jellyroll fold domain-containing protein, producing the protein MKAQLGVTFAPTTLGPLALLLLLPAVPLRAQVNLLTYRNDNGRTGLNPNETGLTLASVNTNTFGKLFAQAVDGYVYAQPLYLANVNVPGKGVHNVVFVATEHDSVYAFDADGNTGANAAPLWHTSFLDPAAGVTTVSAADTGEPVDLVPEVGITSTPVIDPVNGTIFVCAKTREISGGTTNYVHRLHALDVATGTEKAGGPAVIEAVVAGTGGGNDGAGHVPFVPLRQLNRPGLLWLNGVVYLGFGSHGDFGVYHGWVLGYDAQTLQQVVAYNTTPNGDEGAIWQAGAGLAADVLGNVYFMTGNGTFSTNSADNGQNNFGDSFVKLTTTNGWDVADYYTPSNQSELSAYDLDLGCGGPVLLPDEVGSAAHPHLLVGAGKEGSIYLLDRDNLGRYHTSGPDGAVQVLSDVLGGPNHPLYTGGFYGVPAYFDHRLYFAAIDDVIKVYHITGAQMGASPERVGSQVYLYPGGSSPCVSANGTNDAILWVLQNEAYGSSGPAILHAYNATNINLELYNSSQAGLRDQAGPAVKFTVPAVVNSKVYVGGQQTLTVYGLFAPDTNAPSAPGGLTATALSASRVWLNWTAATDDVAVTGYDVERAGGADTNFVPVGTTTGDTSYVDAGLTAQTSYNYRVRAFDAASNQGPYSAWAPIVTPAPDGQPPSTPVSLTATNPGGGYVLLDWPDCTDNVWVQEYRVERQGGGGTNFTEIGSTTNSSYDDVGLAGGMTYTYRVRAEDGSGNLGGYSPEAMITTASSPSGLVAAYGFDEGTGPTTADASGHGNTGTLAGAVWTSQGRFGGAVSFDGSGWISVDDADSLDLSNAMTLEAWLYPTAVPTGWSTALMKEQAGEFDYVLYAGSPLNQPNVFVYAGGEQGAADVSGLPLNVWTHLAGTYDGNSLCLYVNGTLVASNAVSGSIAQSSGPLRIGGNAVWGEYFQGQIDEVRIYSRALSAAEIQSDLNTPVSASVLQPPQVTLDGPTNDAAFVADAASIPVTATASDVDGAITRVDFLGDASPVASLTNGPFAFTWTGVTPGAHMLLAVATDDHGLTTTSAPVTIQVTANTGAPYGLTNRPPLPAYLNMPPSFNGALPLLLSGTGAFPDPSNLVAAAGLIPYGVNTPLWSDGAIKARWLGVPGDGAPITADEQIGYAPTGEWTFPNGTVFVKHFELVTDETHPTVRRRLETRLLVRDGNGAVYGVTYKWRADNSDADLLTNSLLEDIVITNAAGVRTQTWYYPSPGDCLVCHTPTAGYVLGVKARQLNGDLTYPGSGVADNQLRTLNQLGLFNPPIRDETSIASVPQLSALTNLSASLEQRARSYLDANCAQCHRPGGTRAHFDARYDTPLASQNIINGSVIASLGVDNMAVVTPQDLWRSALFQRMNTANPVIRMPPLARNVIDTDAVSVMAAWINGLPGVPALAPPAISPNGGTFNGAVSVSVSATDTVASLFFTLDGTLPTTNAPAYVAPVLLTNSATFKAVAAQTGYNNSVAAVATFTINQLPAITLTNPVAGGVFVAPTNILLEAAASDADGSVGLVTFLDGTNVLGQVNTPPFSVLWSNAPAGIHVLAAEATDNQGATAVSEAATIAVLPPTLSAQFAGGQLQIAWPDTGNDYVLESTDSLTPPVNWTPAPEAHTPTNGQIVVLLAPTNHQEFYRLRP